Proteins from a single region of Procambarus clarkii isolate CNS0578487 chromosome 32, FALCON_Pclarkii_2.0, whole genome shotgun sequence:
- the LOC123759514 gene encoding uncharacterized protein: MCDEGRVCSDRGRPCVDENESRGQARQESRTRSPRVEDKVAESRGQGRRESRTRLPSRGQGRRESRTRSPRVEDKLAESRGQGRRESRTRSPRVEDKLAESRGQGRRESRTRSPRVEDKVAESRGQARRESRTSSPRVEDKLAESRGQARRESSTSSPRVEDKHKSRGQGRRESRTSTRVEDKVAGSRGQARRESRTSSPRVEDKLVESRGQARRESRTSSPRVEDKHKSRGQGRRESRTRSPRVEDKVAESRGQAQESRTRSPGVEDKVAESRGQGRRESRTSTRVEDKHESRGQGRREFTSITPTHQYQPPPSSITPTHQYHAHPPVSRPPTSITPTHQSHAHPPVSPPPTSLTPTHQSHAHPPVSRPPTSITPTHQYHAHPPVSRPPTSITPTHQYHAHPPVSRPPTSITPTHQYHAHPPVSRPPTSITPTHQSHAHPPVSRPPTSITHTHQYHAHPPVSRPPTSITPTHQYHAHPPVSRPPTSLTPTHQYHPHPPVSRPPTSLTPTHQYHAHPPVSRPPTSITHTHQYHAHPPVSRPPTSITPTHQYHAHPPVSRPPTSITPTHQYHAHPPVSRPPTSLTPTHQYHAHPPVSRTPTSITPTHQYHAHPPVSRPPTSITPTHQYHAHPPVSRTPTSITPTHQYHAHPPVSRPPTSITLLSGN; the protein is encoded by the exons ATGTGTGATGAGGGACGGGTGTGTAGTGACAGAGGTAGACCATGTGTG GACGAGAACGAGAGTCGAGGACAAGCTCGCCAAGAGTCGAGGACAAGGTCGCCGAGAGTCGAGGACAAGGTCGCCGAGAGTCGAGGACAAGGTCGCCGAGAGTCGAGGACAAGGTTGCCGAGTCGAGGACAAGGTCGCCGAGAGTCGAGAACAAGGTCGCCGAGAGTCGAGGACAAGCTCGCCGAGAGTCGAGGACAAGGTCGCCGAGAGTCGAGGACAAGGTCGCCAAGAGTCGAGGACAAGCTCGCCGAGAGTCGAGGACAAGGTCGCCGAGAGTCGAGGACAAGGTCGCCGAGAGTCGAGGACAAGGTCGCCGAGAGTCGAGGACAAGCTCGCCGAGAGTCGAGGACAAGCTCGCCGAGAGTCGAGGACAAGCTCGCCGAGAGTCGAGGACAAGCTCGTAGAGAGTCGAGCACAAGCTCGCCGAGAGTCGAGGACAAGCACAAGAGTCGAGGACAAGGTCGCCGAGAGTCGAGGACAAGCACGAGAGTCGAGGACAAGGTCGCCGGGAGTCGAGGACAAGCTCGCCGAGAGTCGAGGACAAGCTCGCCGAGAGTCGAGGACAAGCTCGTAGAGAGTCGAGGACAAGCTCGTAGAGAGTCGAGGACAAGCTCGCCGAGAGTCGAGGACAAGCACAAAAGTCGAGGACAAGGTCGCCGGGAGTCGAGGACAAGGTCGCCGAGAGTCGAGGACAAGGTCGCCGAGAGTCGAGGACAAGCACAAGAGTCGAGGACAAGGTCGCCGGGAGTCGAGGACAAGGTCGCCGAGAGTCGAGGACAAGGTCGCCGAGAGTCGAGGACAAGCACGAGAGTCGAGGACAAGCACGAGAGTCGAGGACAAGGTCGCCGGGAGTTCACCAG TATCACGCCCACCCACCAGTATCAACCCCCACCCTCCAGTATCACGCCCACCCACCAGTATCACGCCCACCCACCAGTATCACGCCCACCCACCAGTATCACGCCCACCCACCAGTCTCACGCCCACCCACCAGTATCACCCCCACCCACCAGTCTCACGCCCACCCACCAGTCTCACGCCCACCCACCAGTATCACGCCCACCCACCAGTATCACGCCCACCCACCAGTATCACGCACACCCACCAGTATCACGCCCACCCACCAGTATCACGCCCACCCACCAGTATCACGCCCACCCACCAGTATCACGCCCACCCACCAGTATCACGCCCACCCACCAGTATCACGCCCACCCACCAGTATCACGCCCACCCACCAGTATCACGCCCACCCACCAGTCTCACGCCCACCCACCAGTATCACGCCCACCCACCAGTATCACGCACACCCACCAGTATCACGCCCACCCACCAGTATCACGCCCACCCACCAGTATCACGCCCACCCACCAGTATCACGCCCACCCACCAGTATCACGCCCACCCACCAGTCTCACGCCCACCCACCAGTATCACCCCCACCCACCAGTCTCACGCCCACCCACCAGTCTCACGCCCACCCACCAGTATCACGCCCACCCACCAGTATCACGCCCACCCACCAGTATCACGCACACCCACCAGTATCACGCCCACCCACCAGTATCACGCCCACCCACCAGTATCACGCCCACCCACCAGTATCACGCCCACCCACCAGTATCACGCCCACCCACCAGTATCACGCCCACCCACCAGTATCACGCCCACCCACCAGTATCACGCCCACCCACCAGTCTCACGCCCACCCACCAGTATCACGCCCACCCACCAGTATCACGCACACCCACCAGTATCACGCCCACCCACCAGTATCACGCCCACCCACCAGTATCACGCCCACCCACCAGTATCACGCCCACCCACCAGTATCACGCCCACCCACCAGTATCACGCACACCCACCAGTATCACGCCCACCCACCAGTATCACGCCCACCCACCAGTATCACGCCCACCCACCAGTATCACGCTTCTCTCAGGAAATTAA
- the LOC138370500 gene encoding putative proline-rich protein 21: protein MTTVTSLRPRPLDDTSTPTPTRRHRNTHAHSTTPQRPRPLDDTNTPTTTPQHQHPHDDTSTPTPTRRHLNAHAHSTTPQHPRPLDDTSTPMPTRRHLNTHTHTTTPQNPHPHDDTSTPTPTRRHRKTHTHTTTPQNPHPHDDTATPTPTRRHLNTHAHSTTPTPPRRHLNFKFLEKIFTFFS from the coding sequence ATGACGACTGTGACATCTCTCCGCCCACGCCCACTCGACGACACCtcaacacccacgcccacacgacGACACCGCAACACCCACGCCCACTCGACGACACCTCAACGCCCACGCCCACTCGACGACACCAACACCCCCACGACGACacctcaacaccaacacccacacgacgACACCTCAACGCCCACGCCCACTCGACGACACCTCAACGCCCACGCCCACTCGACGACACCTCAACACCCACGCCCACTCGACGACACCTCAACACCCATGCCCACACGACGacacctcaacacccacacccacacgacGACACCGCAAAACCCACACCCACACGACGacacctcaacacccacacccacacgacGACACCGCAAAACCCACACCCACACGACGACACCGCAAAACCCACACCCACACGACGACACCGCAACGCCCACGCCCACTCGACGACACCTCAACACCCACGCCCACTCGACGACACCAACACCCCCACGACGACACCTCAACTTTAAATTCTTAGAGAAAATCTTTACGTTCTTCTCCTAG